The following proteins come from a genomic window of Synechococcus sp. NB0720_010:
- a CDS encoding D-alanine--D-alanine ligase family protein, with protein MSSETINLGLVFGGVSGEHAVSIRSANTVAAALRSGANAQRYRLDCFYIDQWGHWWPPTVADAVLAKGTPAERSELPAAPLRPGFQGFPEGALDVELWVPVLHGPNGEDGTIQGLFSLMQVPFVGSGVLGSAVGMDKQAMKAAFAAAGLPQVPYACVDAQELEEQPEALVQQLEAQLGYPCFIKPANLGSSVGISKASNRAELMQGLALAAQHDPRMVVEQGIQARELECAVLGGQQMRASVLGEICFDADWYDYDTKYSDGKSHTVIPAEVPEALSERARTMAIAACRAVGASGLARVDFFYEQASGALWLNEINTLPGFTSQSMYPMLWAKTGLPLEELVHELVQLAQESAQPSHSRRTEAA; from the coding sequence CAATTTGGGTTTGGTGTTTGGGGGTGTCTCGGGCGAGCACGCCGTCTCGATTCGCTCGGCCAACACCGTCGCCGCTGCCCTGCGCTCCGGAGCCAACGCCCAGCGCTATCGGCTCGACTGTTTCTATATCGACCAATGGGGCCATTGGTGGCCGCCTACGGTGGCCGATGCCGTGCTGGCCAAGGGCACACCCGCCGAACGCAGCGAACTGCCCGCAGCACCCCTGCGGCCTGGTTTTCAAGGGTTCCCAGAAGGGGCCCTGGACGTTGAACTTTGGGTGCCTGTGCTGCATGGCCCCAACGGAGAAGACGGGACGATCCAAGGGCTCTTCAGCCTGATGCAGGTGCCCTTTGTGGGCTCAGGAGTCCTGGGCTCGGCCGTCGGCATGGACAAACAGGCGATGAAGGCCGCCTTTGCTGCGGCGGGACTGCCCCAGGTGCCCTACGCCTGCGTCGATGCCCAGGAGCTCGAGGAGCAACCGGAGGCGCTGGTTCAGCAGCTGGAAGCGCAGCTCGGTTATCCCTGCTTCATCAAGCCCGCCAACCTGGGCTCATCCGTTGGCATCAGCAAAGCGAGCAACCGCGCTGAGCTGATGCAAGGCCTTGCCCTGGCGGCCCAGCACGATCCGCGCATGGTGGTGGAGCAGGGCATCCAAGCCCGGGAACTGGAGTGCGCGGTCCTTGGGGGGCAGCAGATGCGCGCCTCCGTGCTCGGCGAGATCTGTTTTGACGCCGACTGGTACGACTACGACACGAAATACAGCGACGGCAAAAGCCACACGGTGATTCCTGCGGAGGTGCCCGAGGCCCTCAGCGAGCGGGCCCGAACGATGGCCATCGCCGCCTGCCGTGCGGTCGGCGCCTCCGGATTGGCCCGGGTGGACTTCTTCTATGAGCAGGCCAGTGGCGCCCTTTGGCTGAACGAAATCAACACCCTGCCGGGCTTCACCAGCCAGAGCATGTACCCGATGCTCTGGGCCAAAACAGGGTTACCGCTTGAGGAGTTGGTGCACGAATTGGTGCAACTGGCGCAAGAATCGGCGCAGCCCAGCCACTCCAGGAGGACCGAAGCGGCATGA
- a CDS encoding cell division protein FtsQ/DivIB encodes MSAASSRSGQALERRRQLRQERRQERLKQIWRVTVLAGSAGALGWGLLQQGWVVRDPDQIEVLGSRQVSRAQVIREGDLQLPLQLLTLQPKRLAQRLSAGLPVEQVQVNRLMLPPRLQISLVDREAVAQAQRRTRKGFEMGYVDRLGNWMTRRQQSAGAPAAAPTVMVLGWQERLRPSLSRVLAERDALGSPLLQVRFEPNGSLWLRTAALGDIHLGPTDDKLAKRLDVLRHLSSELPGQINNLKLKSIDLSDPDQPELGLPAKPVPKADKTPPPAAD; translated from the coding sequence GTGAGCGCAGCCTCCTCGCGCTCGGGCCAAGCCCTCGAGCGCAGACGCCAGCTCCGGCAGGAACGGCGGCAAGAGCGTTTGAAGCAGATCTGGCGCGTGACCGTGCTGGCCGGCAGTGCCGGGGCCCTGGGCTGGGGTCTCTTGCAACAGGGCTGGGTGGTGCGGGATCCAGACCAAATCGAAGTCCTTGGCAGCCGGCAGGTCAGTCGAGCCCAGGTGATCCGTGAGGGGGACCTTCAACTCCCTTTGCAACTGCTGACCTTGCAGCCCAAGCGATTGGCCCAACGCCTCTCGGCGGGCCTGCCTGTCGAGCAGGTCCAGGTCAACCGCCTGATGCTCCCCCCTCGGCTCCAGATCTCTCTGGTGGATCGAGAGGCCGTTGCCCAGGCCCAACGCCGAACCCGCAAGGGCTTTGAGATGGGCTACGTCGATCGCCTGGGGAACTGGATGACCCGCCGTCAGCAATCCGCTGGCGCCCCGGCGGCCGCACCCACGGTGATGGTGCTGGGCTGGCAGGAGCGTCTCCGTCCTTCACTCTCGCGGGTCCTGGCCGAGCGGGATGCCCTGGGCAGTCCGCTGCTGCAGGTGCGCTTTGAACCCAATGGCAGCCTCTGGCTCCGCACCGCGGCCCTGGGGGACATTCACCTCGGGCCCACCGATGACAAGTTGGCCAAGCGCCTAGATGTCCTGCGCCACCTCTCCTCAGAGCTCCCCGGTCAAATCAACAATCTGAAGCTGAAGTCCATTGACCTCAGCGATCCGGATCAACCCGAACTGGGCCTACCGGCCAAACCGGTACCGAAGGCGGACAAAACACCCCCGCCCGCAGCGGACTGA